The genomic segment AATTCTTCTGCATATACTTTTCCAATACCAGATGACGCTTCTGTAACCAAGGTAACTTTTTCCTTATAATTAAGCATTCCTTTGCCTCTTAAAATGGATCAATTATTTGCCTCTATTATTTCCTTCAATTTAACATTTTGATTAATAAATCTAGCTCTACTTTTTTCCTGTTTAAGCCGTATAGCATTCTGTGGGCAATGATTAATACAAGCTAAACACTGCTCACAATTTCCTTTATAAACAGGTTTAGTATCTACATTAATATTATTTACTGGGCAAACTTTCTCACAAACTTTGCAGCTATTACAGGTATCTTCTACATAGAAATTCTTATCATATTGAGCGTTAGCCTTAGTCTTAGAATGAAACTTTTTTATTATTGCTTCAATACATTTTATAACTGCAGAATGTCTCTTGATATATACTTTTTTAACTTGTATATCATTGATTATTTGTGCAAGGCTTTCTTCTATATTTTTCTTTGGCTCTTTTTTTATCTCTTTAGCTATATCAAACACTGGAAGGTAATTGTCAACCATAAGTATTTCATTAATGTATGAAAACTGGATTTGATTTCTTTTTCCAATTTCTAAAAGCTCAGGTATGACTGCTCCTGAAAAAGATCCAAAAGACACTACGGCAAAAATATATTTACTTTTTAGTTTAACTTTATTTAGAAACTCCTCAACAATTTTAGGAACTCCTCCATAATAACTCGGAAATACAATACCAATCTTTTCATCTTCAAACTCAAACTGTTCTAGTTTCATTAACTTAGGAATAGAATAACTTTCCCCTCCAATTCTCTTTGCCACATATAAATTATTTCCAGTTGCTGTAAAGTAAAATATTTTCATAATGCACTCCTTTCAGACGTTTCACTTGTAACTCCTTATGAACTATAGTATAATTTGATAACATAAATAATTCAAGTGAATATAGGCTAGCTGTTACAAAAGGAGGAATATTGTTTATGACTAATAAGTACAATGCTGAACAAAATAAGATTACAAAAGAGAGTATTTTGGGTGCTCTTATGTCTTTAATGGAGAAAAAGGACTTTAAGAATATATCTATTACAGAAGTATCACAAAAAGCTGGTGTATCACGGATGGCTTTTTATCGTAATTACAGCATAATGGAAGATATCCTTATTGATCATCTGGATGACATGTTTAGAGAGTATTCAACCCTTTTAAATCATAAAGAAATAAGTAATTATGAAATGACACGTTTATTTTTTTACTATTTTAGACAACATCAAAAATTTATTGAAAACCTACTAAGGTCTAAATTAACCCACTTAATACTTGAACGGTCTATCGAATTTCTTAATATATACTCAAAAACTATAACATGCACCATGGACTGCTCTCCTGAATTTGAAAAGTATAATATTGGATTCATTGCAGGGGGATTTTTTAATGTATTGATGATTTGGTGCAAAAGTGGTATGACAGAGAGTGACGAGAAGATGGCAGAAATTGTTCATGAGAGACTTTCAAATCATATTGCTGGAATCACCTTAACAAATTTCTGATTAGATCCAGTATATATACCAAGTAGGAGAAATGAATAAGAAAGATTTGCTACTTAATTGACTCTAATTTAAGAATATATTAATAATGCATTATGGGAATGCTCCTCCCTCCCATACCATTTCTAAAATATTATCATAGAAATGCATTTACATAGAACGTTACACACTCTCGAGTCTGAGCTGACTTTAATTAATACATTTCCTCAAACATAATTTCTTGTTTGTTGATTTCAAGAACTGGACACTTCTAATTTTATAAAATAACTATTGAGCATTTCCTAAAATTTTAAAGTACTTATATGATAGCCATATACTTCTTCCTACCATTGAAGCACACCCAAATGCAAGAATTCCTATACTTATAAAGCTAGTTATATTTCCACCAATATACCTAAAAGCCGATTTTACAACGATGAGGAAAACATAGACCCCAAGGCTTAAATACGATTCATTATAATAAACCTCACCTTTAGCTTCATCCTTACTATATTTTAATGTTCTTCCACGAATTATTCCCACTCCTAGACCAATAATTGAACAAATAATTATTATTACAATCTCTTTCAATGAAAAACTTAATGTTTTTGCATAATCTTCAACAATCATTAGAATAAGTAGTATAGGTAACAACCATAAATTAGGGAAC from the Clostridium beijerinckii genome contains:
- a CDS encoding EFR1 family ferrodoxin (N-terminal region resembles flavodoxins. C-terminal ferrodoxin region binds two 4Fe-4S clusters.); the protein is MKIFYFTATGNNLYVAKRIGGESYSIPKLMKLEQFEFEDEKIGIVFPSYYGGVPKIVEEFLNKVKLKSKYIFAVVSFGSFSGAVIPELLEIGKRNQIQFSYINEILMVDNYLPVFDIAKEIKKEPKKNIEESLAQIINDIQVKKVYIKRHSAVIKCIEAIIKKFHSKTKANAQYDKNFYVEDTCNSCKVCEKVCPVNNINVDTKPVYKGNCEQCLACINHCPQNAIRLKQEKSRARFINQNVKLKEIIEANN
- a CDS encoding TetR/AcrR family transcriptional regulator, which encodes MTNKYNAEQNKITKESILGALMSLMEKKDFKNISITEVSQKAGVSRMAFYRNYSIMEDILIDHLDDMFREYSTLLNHKEISNYEMTRLFFYYFRQHQKFIENLLRSKLTHLILERSIEFLNIYSKTITCTMDCSPEFEKYNIGFIAGGFFNVLMIWCKSGMTESDEKMAEIVHERLSNHIAGITLTNF
- a CDS encoding DUF1453 domain-containing protein; translation: MVYVLLIFIVLKFLRILNGKNKRIKFPNLWLLPILLILMIVEDYAKTLSFSLKEIVIIIICSIIGLGVGIIRGRTLKYSKDEAKGEVYYNESYLSLGVYVFLIVVKSAFRYIGGNITSFISIGILAFGCASMVGRSIWLSYKYFKILGNAQ